TCCGACCGCATCGAAGTGATCAAAGGCCTGAAGCCGGAGGAGCAGGTGGTGGTCTCCGGCGCCGGCTTCCTCAACGACGGCGACCTGGTACGCAACGTGCCCGCGGCAGCGCCGGCGGCGGTCGCGGCCAAATAAGGAATCGCCATGAATTTTTCCGCACTATCGATCAAGAGCCCGGTACCGGCGATCATGCTGTTCATCCTGCTGTCGCTGGCCGGCATCCTGGCGTACAAGGCCAACAGGGTGCAGGACTTCCCCGACATCGAACTGCCGATCGTGACTGTCGCCGCGACGCTCGACGGCGCCGCGCCGGCGCAGCTGGAAACCGAGGTCGCGCGCAAGATCGAGGACTCGGTCGCCAGCCTGCAGGGCGTCAAGAACATCTACACCAGCGTGCTTGATGGCGTGGCCACGGTCACGGTCGAATTCATCCTGGAGAAGGATATCGCCGAAGCGGTCAACGACGTGCGCGACGCAGTGGCGCGGGTCAAGGCCGACATGCCGGCCGAGATGCGCGACCCGACGGTGACCAAGGCGTCCACCGCGGGACGCGTGGTGATGACCTTCATTGCCACCCCTGCCCCGGCCAGCGGCGGCACCCCGCTGGACGACCAGGAGGTCAGCTGGTTCGTCGACAACGTGGTGACCAAGCGTCTGCTCAGCGTGCCAGGCCTGGGCGCGGTGAAGCGGGTCGGCGGCGTCACGCGCGAGGTGCGCGTCGAACTGGACGACGCGCGCATGGCGGCGCTGAAGGTGTCGGCGATCGATGTGTCGCGCCAGCTGCGCAGCGTGCAGCGCGAGTCGCCGGGCGGGCGTGGCGACATCAGCGGCGCCGAGCAGTCGGTGCGCACCATCGCCACCGTCAAGACCGCGGCCGAACTGGCGGCGCTGGACATTCCGCTGGCCGACGGACGCCGCGTGCGCCTCGACCAGATCGCCAACGTGACCGACACCGTCGCGGAACCGCGTTCGCTGGCCGAGCAGGACGGCAGGAAGGTGGTCGGCTTCGAGGTGTTCCGCACCAAGGGCGCCAGCGAGATCGACGTCGCCGAAGGCGCCCGCGAGGCCGTCGCCGAGCTGCGCAAGACGCACGCCAACATCGTGCTCAAGGAAGTGATCGACAACGCCTTGCCGGTACAGGAAAACTTCACCGGATCGATGGAGCTGCTGTACGAAGGCGCGCTGCTGGCGGTGCTGGTGGTGTGGTGGTTCCTGCGCGACTGGCGCGCGACGCTGGTCGCCGCGGCCGCGCTGCCGCTGTCGGTGCTTCCGGCCTTCCTCGGCCAATACCTGTTCGGCTACACGCTCAACACCGTCACCCTGCTCTCGCTCGCGCTGGTGGTCGGCGTGCTGGTGGACGATGCGATCGTGGAGATCGAAAATATTTCGCGTCACCTGCGCATGGGGAAGACGCCGATGCAGGCCGCGCTGGAAGCGGCCGACGAAATCGGCATGGCCGTCATCGCCACCACGTTCGCGCTGGTGGCCGTGTTCCTGCCGACCGCGTTCATGGGCGGTATTCCCGGCAAATTCTTCAAGCAGTTCGGCTGGACCGCGGTGCTGGCGATCCTCGCATCGCTGCTGGTGGCGCGCCTGCTGACGCCGATGATGGCCGCGTACATCCTCAAGCCGGTCGCGCACCGCGACGAACATGACGGCTGGATCATGACGCGCTACATGCGCGCGATGCGCTGGTGCCTGACCCATCGCCGGATCACGGCGATCGCCTCGATCGTCTTCTTCGTCTCCTCGATCGCGCTGGCAGGGCTGCTGCCGACAGGCTTCGTGCCGCCGGCCGACCGGTCGCAGACCCAGATCAACATCGAGCTGCCGCCAGGCTCCACGCTGGCGGAAACGCGGGCCGTCGCAGAACAGGCGCGCGTGGCCGCGATGCAGGTCAAGGGCATCAAGGGAGTCTTCAGCTCGATTGGCGGCGGCTCCAGCGGCGATGCGTTCGCTCCGGGCGCCGCGGCCGAAGCGCGGCGCGCGATCCTGACGCTGACCACCGTGCATCGCACCGACCGCAAGGAGTCGCTCAACGACATCGAGCGCCAGATTCGCGCGAAGCTCGACCAGGTGCCGGGCGCGAAGTTCAACGTCGGCCCCCCCGACACCGGCGTGAAGATGGAGCTGGTGCTGCGCAGCGACGATCCGGTCGCGCTCAACGCGGCGGCGCGCGCGGTCGAGCGCGATCTGCGCACCCTCAAGGGCATCGGCAACGTCAGTTCGACCGCATCGCTGGTGCGCCCCGAGATCATCGTCCGGCCCGACTTTGCCAAGGCCGCGGACCTCGGCGTGACCGCCGAATCGATCGGCGAGACCGTGCGCGTGGCGACGGCCGGCGACTACGATGTCGCGCTCACCAAGCTGAATCTGTCGGAGCGCCAGGTACCGATCCGGGTCAAGCTGCCCAACACCGTGCGCGCCGATCTCGATGCGATCGGCCGCCTGACCGTGCCCGGCAAGAACGGGCCGGTGATGCTGGCGAATGTGGCCGAAATCACGATGGAAAGCGGCCCGGCGCAGATCGACCGCCTCAACCGCAGCCGCAACGTCCGGCTCGACGTCGAACTGTCGAACCGCTCGCTCGGGGAAGTCAATGAGGAAGCGCGCCAACTGCCGGCCGTGAAGGGGCTGCCGGCGTCGGTGGAGCTTGCGGACTTGGGCGACGCGCAGGAAATGGAGAACCTGTTCGCCAGCTTCGGCATCGCGATGGCGATCGGCGTGCTGTGCATCTATGGCGTGCTGGTGCTGCTGTTCCATGACTTCATGCAGCCGGTGACGATCCTGGCGGCGCTGCCGCTGTCGATCGGCGGCGCGTTCGTGGCGCTGCTGGTCACCGGGCGGGCGCTGTCGATGCCGTCGATGATCGGCCTGATCATGCTGATGGGGATCGTGACCAAGAACTCGATCCTGCTGGTGGACTACGCGATCCTCGCGCGCGAGGCGGGCAAGAACCGCTTCGACGCGCTGGTGGACGCCTGCCACAAGCGCAGCCGGCCGATCATCATGACCACCATCGCGATGGGCGCCGGCATGATGCCGCTGGCGCTTGGCTGGGGCGCCGACCCGAGCTTCCGTTCGCCGATGGCGATTGCGGTGATCGGCGGGCTGATGACATCAACGCTGCTCAGCCTTCTGGTGGTGCCGGCGGTGTTCACCTACATCGACGACCTGGAGCACCTGATCAGGCGCGGGATGCACCGGATGCGGCGCCAGAAGCCGGTGGCGCCGGCGCCGGTTCCTGTGCCGGACTTGATGAAGTAAGGACGCGCGGCGCGCAGAATCGGGGTCTGGTCCTGCGGACCTGACCCCATTTTGATCTCACTACAAATTATCGACCAAGGTTCTTCGGCATCAAAAAGACCGGTGTAACCTTGGTCCCGTCGAGATGTCCAGGATGGGGTCAGGTCCGCGGAACCTGACCCCGATGGCGCGACAGCCGCCTAACCGTCTACCGGTTCTGCTGTTCCTTGTCGTCTTGCTTGTCGCGGCCACGGCCGTGACCGCGCTCCTTCTCCGGCGGCGCCGATGCAGCGGCCGCCGCTGGCGCCTGGTGCGCCTGCGCCCTTGCCTGTTCCGCTTGCGCCCGCGCGGCAGCCTGCGCGGCCAGGGCCTGCATCCGACCCTGCTCCTGCGCCCGCGCTTGCTCCTGGGCGTGCGCCTGCTGCTGTGCGCGCGCCTGCTCCTGTGCGTGGGCTTGCTGCTGCGCGCGGGCCTGCTGTTCCTGCTCGCGCGCCTGGCGCGCCCGGGCCTGCTGCTCCTGTTCGCGAGCCTGCTGCTGCATCCGCGCCTGCTGCTCCTGTTCGCGCGCCTGCTGCTGCGCGCGTCCGCGCTGTTCCTGCTCATGCGCTTGCTGCTGCATCCGCGCCTGCTGCTCTTGCTGTTGCTGCGCCCGGCCCCGCTGTTCCTGCTCGCGGGCTTGCTGCTGCATTCGCGCCTGCTGCTCCTGTTCGCGCGCCTGTTGCTGCGCGCGTCCGCGCTGTTCCTGTTCACGCGCTTGCTGCTGCATTCGCGCCTGCTGCTCCTGCTGCTGCGCGCGGCCCCGCTGTTCCTGCTCGCGAGCCAGCTGTTCCTGATGTTGTTGCGCGCGCCCGCGTTGCTCCTGTTCGCGAGCTTGCTGCTGCATCCGCGCTTGCTGATCCTGCTCCTGCGCGTGGCTTCGCTGCTGGCGCTCGCGAGCCTGCTGCTCCTGCTGTTGCGCGCGGACTCGTTCGTCCTGCTCGCGGGCCTGCTGCTGCATCCGCGCCTGCTGCTCCTGTTGCTGCATGCGTCCGCGCTGCTCCTGCTCGCGCGCTTGCTGCTGCATCCGCGCCTGCTGCTCCTGTTGCTGCATGCGTCCGCGCTGCTCCTGCTCGCGGGCCTGTTGCTGGATCGCGGCCTGCTGTTCCTGCTGCTGCGCGCGGCCCCGCTGCTCGGCATCGCGTTGTCCATGATCGCGGCGCGCATCGCGCTCGATGGCCTGAACCTGCGGCGGGAGCGGCTGCTGAACCACCGGCGCGCTGCCCTGCGGCGGCAACTGTCCGAACTGGCGCGCGCCGCGCCGGTCCTGCGGCAAGACGCGAGGCGCCGGCGCGAAAGCCGCCTGCGGCGCCTGCTGCTGCGGCATCGGCGCCTGGAAGGCGGCCCGCGGCGGCGCGTTGCGCGCAAGCGCCTGGCGCTGCATCACCGCTTGCGGCGGCTGGTTGCCTTGGCCGCGATGCCCGCGTTCGCGTTCCGGCGCCACCGGCGCATTGTGCGCGATCGCGGCGGCGGCCAGCGCAGCCGCCGGCAGCGCCATCGCCGAACGCGACACCGGCTGCGCCTGCGCGAACGCGTTGGCCGGCACTGCCGTCACCGCGCGGCGGTTGGCATACTCGACGCGCCGGTCGTCACGCGAAATGTGGCGGCGGTCCACCACCGTGTTGGTGATGTTGATGTTGGTGATGTAGTTCGGGCTGGCGCGGTACGACGGGCGGTAGACCTCGCGCGGCGCCAGCGGGAACCAGGCGACCGGCCGCTCGCGCGGCGCGTACGATCCCGATCCGATATTGACGAAGGCGACGAGCGCCGGCGCGTACACCGGGCTTGCCGCGCGCGGCCCCGGCACCCATCCCCAGCCGTCGTTGAAGCGCGCCCAGCGGCCGTAGTGCGAGACCGCATAGCCCCACGGCGCGTCGTCGATCCAGGTCCAGCCCCACGGCTGCACGTACGACCAGTGGCCGTCGCGATACGGCGCCCAGTCGCGGCCCACATGCGCCGGCATCCAGACGTTGCCGTAATCGGGCACCACGCGCCAGGTGCCCTGGTCGTCGAGGTCTTCGTAGCCGACCAGGTCCTGCGACACATAGCGCACCGAGCGCGCCTGCTCGATGCGGCGGTCGCGCGAATCGGACCAGCGGTCGAATTCGTCGGCAAGCGGCCGGGCGTAGCGCGCATCGCGCAGGTCGGTGCCGCCGAAGCTGTAGGCCTGCCCGGCGGCGAGCCGATAGGCGTTGCCGTCGCCGTAGGCTTCGGCCTGGCCGCGCCGCACCGCCACCATCGTCGCGTCGCCGTTTGGGTCCACTTCAACGCGGTAATCGCCCGGCTCGCGGATCGACAGCGCCAGGTTCGGCGTGTCGATTTCGAACACGTCGTTCGGCCGCAGGCGCCGCACATGGATATTCAGGCGTCCCTGCGACAGCTGCAGCTGGGTCGCGCGGTCGTCGTTACCGAGCAAGGTGACGAGGGTGCCGCCGGACATGCGCAGCGCGGCGCCACCGAGCTGGATTTCGTCGCGCGCGCCCGGCTCGACCCACAGGCGGTCGCCCGGAATCAGCGGCCGGTTGAGGGCGGCGTTCTCCCACACGTTGTCGCCGGCCGGCGCAAAGCTGACCGGGCCGCTGACATACGCCAGCCGCGCCACGCGCGACGGAGGATCGGCCAAGGCGCTGGCGCCGGCGCTCATCAGGACGGCGCCGAGGCCGGCGAGCGCGATGCGCTTGAAGGGGATGTGCTGGTTCATAGGACCTCGCTGGAAAATGGGGACGCTCTGTCGAAAATGCACCAATATGGTGCACCTATCCGACAGAGCTTTCTGTACGTCAGCGAACCAAAATCGCGTTTCGTACCTGCATACCCGATTAACGCTTGCCACGGCAAAGAGCGCACGAGATCTCGTTATAAAATGTAACGCGCAAGACCTTTCCCCGAGACAATTTCAAGGAGCCATCCATGCCGGTCAAGAGAATCATGCTGATGGGCGCCCTGCTGTGCGCCGCCGCAGGCGCCAGCGCCGAACAATACCGCCATGGCCGCGATGCCGGAGAGCCGGGGCGGTTCGATTACTACGCCGTGGCGATGAGCTGGTCGCCGGCCTTCTGCGCCACACACGACGATCCGAACCAGTGCGCGCCGGGACGCCAGGCTGGCTTCGTGCTGCACGGCCTGTGGCCGCAATATGAAAAGGGCTATCCGCAAGAGTGCTCCACCGAGCGCCTGTCGCCGCGCGATCGCGACAAATATGCGTCGCTGTACCCGTCGCCGAACATGATCGGCCACGAATGGAGCAAGCATGGCACCTGCTCGGGCCTGAATCCGGCGGCGTACTTCGAGATGTCGGCGCGGCTGCGCGACCAGCTGGCGATCCCCGCGCCGTTCCAACGGCCTTCGGCGCCGGTACGCACCAGCTACGGCGAATTCGTGCAGGCTTTCCGCGCGGCGAACCCGCGCCTGGCCGAGAACGCGGTGCTGCCGTTCTGCGGCGCCGGCGGCAGATTCCTCAGCGAGATCCACGTCTGCTACGACAAGCGCGGCGCCTCGGCCAGCTGCGGGGCCAGCGAAGTGCGGCGCTCGGAAAACACCTGCCGCAAGCAGAGCTTCGTGCTGCAGGCGGCCCGCTAAGCGCCTAGAACTGTTCCCAGTCGTCGCCCACGGCAGCGCGCGGCTTTGGCGCCGGTGCGAAGCGCGCAGTCTCGATGCTGCGCGCCGTCGCCGGCACCTGGCGCATCGGCGGCCGCGGCGCCGCCACCTTATCGAGCTTGAACACGCTGACCACCAGCGCCAGCTTGGCCGCCTGGTCCTGCATCGCTTCCGATGCGGCCGACGCCTCCTCCACCAGCGCCGCGTTCTGCTGCGTGACCTGGTCCATCTGCGCGACGGCCTGGTTGATCTGGTCGATGCCTGCGGTCTGCTCCTGGCTGGCTGCCGATATCTCGCCCATGATGTCGGTCACGCGACGCACGCTCTCGACGATGTCGTGCATCGTCGCGCCGGCTTCGTTGACAAGCTTGCTGCCGGCGTCCACGCGCTCGACCGAGTTGCCGATCAGTGCCTTGATCTCTTTCGCGGCGGCGGCCGAGCGTTGCGCCAGGTTGCGCACTTCGGTGGCGACCACCGCGAAGCCGCGGCCCTGTTCGCCGGCGCGCGCCGCTTCCACCGCGGCGTTCAGGGCGAGGATGTTGGTCTGGAACGCGATGCCGTCGATGACGCCGATGATGTCGACGATCTTCCTGGCCGAGTCGTTGATCTCGCCCATCGTGTCGACCACCTGGCCGATCACGCTGCCGCCCTTCGACGCCACGCCGGACGCCGATTCGGCCAGCGCGTTGGCCTGGCGCGCGTTGTCGGCGTTCTGCCGGACGGTGGACGTCAGTTCTTCCATCGAGGCGGCGGTTTCCTCGAGCGAGCTGGCCTGCTGCTCGGTGCGGCTCGACAGGTCCTGGTTGCCGGCCGCGATCTGGCCCGACGCGGTGGCGATCATGTCGGTCCCGCTGCGCACTTCGGCGACGATCTCCACCAGGCCGTCGTTCATCTTCTGCAGCGCGTGCAGCAACTGGCCGATTTCGTCGTTCGACGCGATGTCGATGCGCTCGGTCAGGTTGCCCGCGGCGACACTGTTGGCGATGCGCAGCGCCTGCCCCAGCGAACGCGCAATGCCAGCCACCAGCCAGGCGCCGATCGCGATGCCGCACGCGATGCTCAGTGCGATCAGGCCGATGGCCACCAGCTTGGCGGTTTCATAGCGCGCGATGGCCGCCTGGTACTCGGCCTGACCCACTTCGAGCTGCAGCCTGACCAGCGCGTGCATGTTGTCTTGCAGCGGAACGAAGGCCGCCCCCAGCGGGCCATGCACCAGCGCGACGGCGGCCGGCAGGTCTCCGGCGCGGAACGCGGCGAGGATCGGCTTCAATCCGGTGTCGACGAAGGTCTTTCGGCTCGCGGCAAACGTCGCCGCCAGTTCCTTCTCGCGCGGCGTCAGGTAAGTGGCCATGTACTCGCCCCACTTGGCCGAGATCACCCCGATGCGCTTTTCGACATCGTCGATTGCAGCCGGCAACTGGTCCGGCTGGCCGCTGGCCGCCTTCGACAGCGCGTTCTGGTTCTGCTGGATCAGCGACAGCACCTCGCTCAGCTGCCCGAGCGCGACCAGCCGGTCGTTGTAGACGGTCTTGAGCGCCTCGTTGGTGGCGTTCAGGTCGCGCAGGCCGGCCAGTCCGATGGCGAGCGACGCAAGACTCAGCAGGGCGATCACGAAGATCAGCCGCGTTTTGATGCTCAGGTTCTTAAACATGTTCGAATTCTCGTTGAATGACGATGCGCGCGCCGGCCGCCGCATGGGCGGGCAGGAACGAAGGTCGGTAAGGGATAAACGCGAAGCGGGCGAACGATGTGGGTCGCTGACAGGCGAGTCTGGCGGCAGCAGGGTCGAGGCTGGCGAAACGGGAAGTGCGAGTGCCTATTGCAATTAAGGATACCCACATTCAACATTCAATTAAATGTCTATGAGGCAATTCTCTCAAATAATTGCGTGGATGGCCGGGCGAGTGTGGTTTTTACAGCGGAAGAAAAAAAGGGGGCCGAGTCAGGCGACCCGCCCCCACCTGGAACGATCAGTGAGCGAACATGGCAATGAGGATGATGATCGGAATCGGTACACCAATCATCCATAACAGGATCGAGCGCATGGAGTTCTCCTTTTAGTGGTCGGTTATCGGGTACGCGGCGACAGCGCGATGGCGTTGTCGCGCAGCTTGCCGCCGAAGGTCGCCGCCACGCTGGCGACGAAGGCGCCGAGCAGCAGCGCCACGGTCATCCACAGCGCGGCGCCGGCCGTGGCCTTGCGCGCGGTATCGGCCGCTTCCTTCGCTTTCGCCTTGGCGTTGGCGGCGGCGGTGCTGACCTTGCCGTAGACTTCGTCGACGCGCTTCTCCGCATCGGCCTGCGACAGGCCGGTGCGCGCCGCCACCACCTGGGCCAGGTAGGTGCGGTCGTCGGTGGCCAGGCTGCCGGCCTGCAGGCCGGTGGCGAAAATGCGGACCACTTCGGCGCGCACATTGGCGCCCGTGGCGTCGGCCGGCTTGTCGGTGCGCAGCAGCATATCCGAGAAGTAGTCGACCGGATTGAGCGCGCCTTCGCTGGAAGCCTCTTTGGCCGCGCCGGCCGCGGCGCCAGCGCCCACCGCCGCCGTCGCCTTGGCTACGCCGGCGCCGGCGTCGATCGCCCCGCTCGCCGCGCTTTTCAGCGCGCCGCTGGCGAGCAGCCCCGCCAGGATGGTCGCCACTGCCCAGGCCAGCATTCCGTGCGCGGTGTCGCGGAAATAGACTTCATCGGTATGCAGCCCGGCCCACTTGGTGCGCAGGCGCCCTGCCATGTAGCCGCCGACCGCCGCGGCGGCCAGCTGAGTGAACGAAATCCAGAGGATGGTCGACACGCCGATCGCCGTCGCGCTGTTGTACGACCAGGGCGAGATCGCCGCCAGGCCGAGGCCCGAACCGAGGATGAACAACACCAGCGAGAGCGCCGCCGCGGCGGCCGCCCCCGCGAAGATCGCGCCCCAGGAGACGCCCGATCGCGCCGACTCGGCGGCGTCGATGTCGAGGTCGCGTCCGTAGATCTCCGAACCTGCAGATTGAGTTTGCATGATTTGTCCTTTTTCTTGTTAGTTTTTACGCGCACGAACACGCCGCCGGCCGGCGCTGGCCGGCCGCGGCGTGAAGATCCGGCCGGCCCTGCTTAGCGGCGGCCGCCCAGGATCTTCGACAGGATGTAGCCGGCGCCCAGCGCA
This window of the Massilia sp. R2A-15 genome carries:
- a CDS encoding ribonuclease T2, giving the protein MPVKRIMLMGALLCAAAGASAEQYRHGRDAGEPGRFDYYAVAMSWSPAFCATHDDPNQCAPGRQAGFVLHGLWPQYEKGYPQECSTERLSPRDRDKYASLYPSPNMIGHEWSKHGTCSGLNPAAYFEMSARLRDQLAIPAPFQRPSAPVRTSYGEFVQAFRAANPRLAENAVLPFCGAGGRFLSEIHVCYDKRGASASCGASEVRRSENTCRKQSFVLQAAR
- a CDS encoding methyl-accepting chemotaxis protein, yielding MFKNLSIKTRLIFVIALLSLASLAIGLAGLRDLNATNEALKTVYNDRLVALGQLSEVLSLIQQNQNALSKAASGQPDQLPAAIDDVEKRIGVISAKWGEYMATYLTPREKELAATFAASRKTFVDTGLKPILAAFRAGDLPAAVALVHGPLGAAFVPLQDNMHALVRLQLEVGQAEYQAAIARYETAKLVAIGLIALSIACGIAIGAWLVAGIARSLGQALRIANSVAAGNLTERIDIASNDEIGQLLHALQKMNDGLVEIVAEVRSGTDMIATASGQIAAGNQDLSSRTEQQASSLEETAASMEELTSTVRQNADNARQANALAESASGVASKGGSVIGQVVDTMGEINDSARKIVDIIGVIDGIAFQTNILALNAAVEAARAGEQGRGFAVVATEVRNLAQRSAAAAKEIKALIGNSVERVDAGSKLVNEAGATMHDIVESVRRVTDIMGEISAASQEQTAGIDQINQAVAQMDQVTQQNAALVEEASAASEAMQDQAAKLALVVSVFKLDKVAAPRPPMRQVPATARSIETARFAPAPKPRAAVGDDWEQF
- a CDS encoding efflux RND transporter permease subunit, with amino-acid sequence MNFSALSIKSPVPAIMLFILLSLAGILAYKANRVQDFPDIELPIVTVAATLDGAAPAQLETEVARKIEDSVASLQGVKNIYTSVLDGVATVTVEFILEKDIAEAVNDVRDAVARVKADMPAEMRDPTVTKASTAGRVVMTFIATPAPASGGTPLDDQEVSWFVDNVVTKRLLSVPGLGAVKRVGGVTREVRVELDDARMAALKVSAIDVSRQLRSVQRESPGGRGDISGAEQSVRTIATVKTAAELAALDIPLADGRRVRLDQIANVTDTVAEPRSLAEQDGRKVVGFEVFRTKGASEIDVAEGAREAVAELRKTHANIVLKEVIDNALPVQENFTGSMELLYEGALLAVLVVWWFLRDWRATLVAAAALPLSVLPAFLGQYLFGYTLNTVTLLSLALVVGVLVDDAIVEIENISRHLRMGKTPMQAALEAADEIGMAVIATTFALVAVFLPTAFMGGIPGKFFKQFGWTAVLAILASLLVARLLTPMMAAYILKPVAHRDEHDGWIMTRYMRAMRWCLTHRRITAIASIVFFVSSIALAGLLPTGFVPPADRSQTQINIELPPGSTLAETRAVAEQARVAAMQVKGIKGVFSSIGGGSSGDAFAPGAAAEARRAILTLTTVHRTDRKESLNDIERQIRAKLDQVPGAKFNVGPPDTGVKMELVLRSDDPVALNAAARAVERDLRTLKGIGNVSSTASLVRPEIIVRPDFAKAADLGVTAESIGETVRVATAGDYDVALTKLNLSERQVPIRVKLPNTVRADLDAIGRLTVPGKNGPVMLANVAEITMESGPAQIDRLNRSRNVRLDVELSNRSLGEVNEEARQLPAVKGLPASVELADLGDAQEMENLFASFGIAMAIGVLCIYGVLVLLFHDFMQPVTILAALPLSIGGAFVALLVTGRALSMPSMIGLIMLMGIVTKNSILLVDYAILAREAGKNRFDALVDACHKRSRPIIMTTIAMGAGMMPLALGWGADPSFRSPMAIAVIGGLMTSTLLSLLVVPAVFTYIDDLEHLIRRGMHRMRRQKPVAPAPVPVPDLMK
- a CDS encoding DUF6600 domain-containing protein, whose translation is MNQHIPFKRIALAGLGAVLMSAGASALADPPSRVARLAYVSGPVSFAPAGDNVWENAALNRPLIPGDRLWVEPGARDEIQLGGAALRMSGGTLVTLLGNDDRATQLQLSQGRLNIHVRRLRPNDVFEIDTPNLALSIREPGDYRVEVDPNGDATMVAVRRGQAEAYGDGNAYRLAAGQAYSFGGTDLRDARYARPLADEFDRWSDSRDRRIEQARSVRYVSQDLVGYEDLDDQGTWRVVPDYGNVWMPAHVGRDWAPYRDGHWSYVQPWGWTWIDDAPWGYAVSHYGRWARFNDGWGWVPGPRAASPVYAPALVAFVNIGSGSYAPRERPVAWFPLAPREVYRPSYRASPNYITNINITNTVVDRRHISRDDRRVEYANRRAVTAVPANAFAQAQPVSRSAMALPAAALAAAAIAHNAPVAPERERGHRGQGNQPPQAVMQRQALARNAPPRAAFQAPMPQQQAPQAAFAPAPRVLPQDRRGARQFGQLPPQGSAPVVQQPLPPQVQAIERDARRDHGQRDAEQRGRAQQQEQQAAIQQQAREQEQRGRMQQQEQQARMQQQAREQEQRGRMQQQEQQARMQQQAREQDERVRAQQQEQQARERQQRSHAQEQDQQARMQQQAREQEQRGRAQQHQEQLAREQEQRGRAQQQEQQARMQQQAREQEQRGRAQQQAREQEQQARMQQQAREQEQRGRAQQQQEQQARMQQQAHEQEQRGRAQQQAREQEQQARMQQQAREQEQQARARQAREQEQQARAQQQAHAQEQARAQQQAHAQEQARAQEQGRMQALAAQAAARAQAEQARAQAHQAPAAAAASAPPEKERGHGRGRDKQDDKEQQNR